A genomic region of Miscanthus floridulus cultivar M001 chromosome 3, ASM1932011v1, whole genome shotgun sequence contains the following coding sequences:
- the LOC136547207 gene encoding protein STRICTOSIDINE SYNTHASE-LIKE 4-like, translating into MAPGLLGAAAAVLAAVASFAAHVALNCPVQPVPSTPRPPTPPPNNLLQRLEKLGQGALDAPEDVYVDAAAGGALYTATRDGWLQRMHPNNGSWERWRFVGGTGLLGVAPSADGTMLVCDADKGLLRVGEEGVTLLASEVEGSPIRFADAAIEASDGTVYFSDASTRFGFDRWFYDFLESRATGRLLRYDPRNGETSVVLDRLSFANGVALPRDETFVVVCETRGFRCMKVWLKGEKAGKAGTFVDNLPGAPDNIRLGSDGHYWIALHLRSPWLDFITRWTFTKRVVASFPVLLKWSKATTKGAMVAQVSEDGNIVRVLDDSEGKVINSVTSVTEFNGDIFLGSLTTNFVGKLSLAQVTQQEQGAVSS; encoded by the exons ATGGCGCCTGGCCtcctcggcgccgccgccgccgtgctggcAGCGGTGGCGTCGTTTGCGGCCCACGTCGCGCTCAACTGCCCCGTGCAGCCGGTGCCGTCGACTCCGCGGCCGCCCACTCCGCCGCCCAACAACCTCCTCCAG AGGTTGGAGAAGCTTGGGCAAGGGGCGCTGGACGCGCCGGAGGACGTGTACGTGGACGCGGCGGCGGGCGGGGCGCTGTACACGGCCACCAGGGACGGGTGGCTGCAGCGGATGCACCCAAACAACGGCTCCTGGGAGCGGTGGCGCTTCGTCGGCGGCACGGGGCTGCTCGGGGTCGCGCCGTCCGCCGACGGCACCATGCTCGTCTGCGACGCCGACAAG GGGCTTTTGAGAGTCGGGGAGGAAGGAGTGACCCTTCTTGCGTCGGAGGTCGAGGGCTCCCCGATCAG GTTCGCTGACGCGGCGATCGAGGCCTCCGACGGCACGGTCTACTTCAGCGATGCCAGCACCAGGTTCGGCTTCGACAGGTGGTTCTACGACTTCTTGGAGTCCCGCGCCACCGGCCGCCTCCTCCGGTACGACCCGCGCAACGGCGAGACGTCCGTCGTGCTCGACCGCCTCAGTTTCGCCAACGGCGTCGCCCTGCCGAGGGACGAGACCTTCGTGGTCGTCTGCGAGACGAGAGG GTTCAGGTGCATGAAAGTGTGGCTGAAAGGGGAGAAGGCCGGCAAGGCAGGGACGTTCGTGGACAACCTACCGGGGGCTCCAGATAACATTCGTCTCGGGTCAGACGGTCACTACTGGATTGCCCTCCAT CTGAGGTCGCCATGGCTGGACTTCATCACGCGCTGGACCTTCACGAAGAGAGTGGTGGCCTCGTTCCCCGTGCTCCTTAAGTGGAGCAAGGCAACGACCAAGGGTGCCATGGTGGCTCAGGTGTCGGAGGATGGCAACATCGTCCGCGTGCTTGACGACTCCGAAGGGAAGGTGATCAACTCCGTCACATCGGTGACGGAGTTCAACGGGGACATCTTTCTCGGCAGCCTCACGACCAACTTCGTCGGCAAATTATCTCTGGCTCAGGTGACACAGCAGGAGCAGGGAGCAGTGTCTTCGTAG
- the LOC136547209 gene encoding protein STRICTOSIDINE SYNTHASE-LIKE 4-like, translated as MAPGLLAAAAAVLAAVASLATHVAVNCPVQPVPSPPPPPTPPPNNLLQRLEKLGEGALDAPEDVYVDAAAGGAVYTATRDGWLQRMHPNNGSWERWRFVGGTGLLGITPSADGTMLVCDADKGLLRVGEEGVTLLASEVEGSTIRFADAAIEASDGTVYFSDASTRFGFDRWFHDFVEASATGRLLRYDPRSGETSVVLDRLGFANGVALPRDEAFVVVCESTRFRCMKVWLKGEKKAGTAETFVDLPGSPDNIRLGSDGHFWIAVLQMRSPWLDFISRWTFTKRVVASFPGLLEWSKGTAKGAMVAQVSEDGNIVRVLDDAEGKVINFITSVTEFNGDIFLGSLSANFVGKLSLAQVAQQQQGAASS; from the exons ATGGCGCCTGGCCtcctcgctgccgccgccgccgtgctggcCGCGGTGGCGTCGCTCGCGACCCACGTCGCGGTCAACTGCCCCGTGCAGCCCgtgccgtcgcctccgcctccgcccacTCCGCCCCCCAACAACCTACTCCAG AGGCTGGAGAAGCTGGGGGAAGGGGCGCTGGACGCGCCGGAGGACGTGTACGTGGACGCGGCGGCGGGCGGGGCGGTGTACACGGCCACTAGGGACGGGTGGCTGCAGCGGATGCACCCGAACAACGGGTCCTGGGAACGGTGGCGCTTCGTCGGCGGCACGGGGCTGCTCGGGATCACGCCGTCCGCCGACGGCACCATGCTCGTCTGCGACGCCGACAAG GGACTTTTGAGAGTCGGGGAGGAAGGAGTGACCCTTCTTGCTTCGGAGGTCGAGGGCTCCACCATCAG GTTCGCGGACGCGGCAATCGAAGCCTCCGACGGCACGGTCTACTTCAGCGACGCCAGCACCAGGTTCGGCTTCGACAGGTGGTTCCACGACTTCGTAGAGGCCAGCGCCACCGGCCGCCTCCTCCGGTACGACCCGCGCAGCGGCGAGACGTCCGTCGTGCTCGACCGACTCGGCTTCGCCAACGGCGTCGCCCTGCCGAGGGACGAGGCCTTCGTGGTCGTCTGCGAGTCCACCAG GTTCAGGTGCATGAAAGTGTGGCTGAAAGGGGAGAAGAAGGCCGGCACGGCAGAGACGTTCGTCGACCTTCCGGGGAGTCCGGATAACATTCGTCTCGGGTCAGACGGCCACTTCTGGATTGCCGTCCTCCAG ATGAGGTCGCCATGGCTGGACTTCATCAGCCGCTGGACCTTCACGAAGAGAGTGGTGGCTTCGTTCCCCGGGCTCCTCGAGTGGAGCAAGGGAACGGCAAAGGGAGCCATGGTGGCTCAGGTGTCGGAGGATGGCAACATCGTCCGCGTGCTCGACGACGCCGAAGGGAAGGTGATCAACTTCATCACATCGGTGACGGAGTTCAACGGGGACATCTTCCTCGGCAGCCTCTCGGCCAACTTCGTCGGGAAACTATCTCTGGCGCAggtggcacagcagcagcagggagCAGCATCTTCGTAG